A portion of the Anabas testudineus chromosome 22, fAnaTes1.2, whole genome shotgun sequence genome contains these proteins:
- the derl2 gene encoding derlin-2: protein MAYQTLQQEYLQIPVVTRAYTTACVLTTAAVQLEIITPFQLYFNPDLILRNYQVWRLITNFLFFGPVGFNFLFNMIFLYRYCRMLEEGSFRGRTADFVFMFLFGGLLMTIFGTFVSLVFLGQAFTIMLVYVWSRRNPNVRMNFFGLLNFQAPFLPWVLMGFSLLLGNSIIVDLLGIAVGHVYFFLEDVFPNQPGGGRWLRTPSIIKMLFDTPEEDANYNPLPEERPGGFAWGQGQRLGEGQRLGG, encoded by the exons ATGGCTTACCAGACGTTACAGCAGGAGTACCTACAGATTCCTGTTGTTACCAGGGCATACACAACCGCATGTGTGCTCACAACTGCGGCAGTG CAACTAGAAATCATCACGCCATTTCAATTATACTTCAATCCAGATTTGATTCTAAGGAATTATCAG gTATGGCGACTAATAAccaactttctgttttttggtCCAGTTGGCTTCAATTTCCTGTTCAACATGATTTTTCT GTACAGATACTGTCGGATGTTAGAGGAGGGCTCTTTCCGAGGACGCACGGCTGACTTTGTCTTCATGTTCCTCTTTGGTGGACTTCTGATGACT ATATTTGGCACTTTTGTCAGTCTTGTGTTCCTGGGCCAGGCTTTCACCATCATGCTTGTATATGTGTGGAGTCGACGAAACCCGAATGTTCGCATGAATTTCTTTGGCTTGTTGAATTTTCAAGCACCCTTCCTCCCGTGGGTGCTGATGGGATTCTCTCTCCTGCTGGGCAACTCCATCATTGTGGATCTTTTAG GTATCGCTGTTGGTCATGTGTACTTCTTCCTCGAGGATGTTTTCCCCAACCAGCCAGGTGGAGGAAGGTGGCTTAGGACCCCATCTATCAT AAAGATGCTGTTTGATACTCCAGAGGAAGATGCCAACTACAATCCCCTACCTGAGGAGCGCCCGGGAGGGTTTGCCTGGGGTCAGGGACAACGCCTTGGAGAGGGACAACGCCTTGGAGGTTAA